The Vicinamibacteria bacterium genome window below encodes:
- a CDS encoding DUF4397 domain-containing protein, translated as MKSHVLATAALVTFAALGLACNDGSSPSSPTALPTTSTAPAVDGSGGLTTLPRGNTFAGPVRLRVAHLSTDAPPVDVWVNGSVVLSNVPYQAVSDYLDLEAGEYRIQVTPAGSTSPIVIDATLGLQAGSVYTVAAVGFLSSDTLSPLVLLDDLATGQGARLRFVHASADTGPVDVAVAGGPVLFGNVTFQKASDYVEVPAGTYDLEVRPAGSSTVALSIPGVEVLGGTTYTVFAVGRSFNGTLGPLPVVDAS; from the coding sequence ATGAAATCCCATGTTCTTGCCACCGCCGCGCTCGTCACATTCGCGGCATTGGGACTTGCCTGCAATGACGGCTCGTCCCCGTCCTCTCCCACGGCCCTACCCACGACTTCGACCGCCCCGGCCGTCGACGGTTCCGGCGGGCTTACGACGCTCCCGCGCGGGAATACGTTCGCGGGACCCGTTCGGCTCCGCGTCGCGCACCTCTCGACCGACGCTCCACCCGTCGATGTCTGGGTGAACGGAAGCGTCGTACTGAGCAACGTTCCCTACCAGGCGGTGAGCGACTACCTCGACCTCGAGGCCGGCGAATACCGCATTCAAGTGACGCCGGCGGGCTCGACGTCCCCTATCGTCATCGACGCCACGCTCGGCCTTCAGGCTGGGAGCGTGTACACCGTTGCCGCCGTAGGATTCCTGTCCTCGGATACGCTTTCCCCGCTCGTGCTTCTCGATGATCTCGCAACCGGCCAGGGCGCTCGCCTCCGCTTCGTCCACGCGAGTGCCGACACGGGCCCCGTGGACGTTGCCGTCGCCGGCGGTCCGGTCCTGTTTGGAAACGTCACGTTCCAGAAGGCGAGCGACTACGTGGAGGTCCCCGCCGGGACGTACGACCTCGAGGTTCGTCCCGCGGGCTCGAGCACCGTCGCTCTGAGCATTCCCGGTGTCGAAGTCCTCGGGGGAACGACGTATACCGTCTTCGCGGTCGGCCGAAGCTTCAACGGAACGCTCGGCCCGCTGCCGGTCGTGGACGCTTCCTAG
- a CDS encoding fasciclin domain-containing protein, whose translation MKTLVTLLAIAALTTAPLAVADTHAKKDIVDTAIAAGSFTTLVKAIQAAGLVETLKGSGPFTVFAPTDEAFAKLPAGTLDKLLKDKAKLTSVLTYHVVPGKVLSSDVVKLDSAKTVQGQSISIDAKSGVRVNDAKVVQADIETSNGVIHVIDTVILPSME comes from the coding sequence ATGAAAACCCTCGTAACGCTCCTGGCCATCGCGGCCCTCACCACGGCACCGCTCGCTGTCGCCGACACTCACGCAAAAAAAGACATCGTCGACACGGCGATCGCCGCGGGCTCGTTCACGACGCTCGTGAAGGCGATTCAGGCGGCGGGCCTGGTCGAGACACTGAAGGGCTCCGGTCCGTTCACCGTCTTCGCTCCGACCGACGAAGCCTTCGCGAAACTACCGGCAGGGACGCTGGATAAACTTCTGAAGGACAAGGCGAAGCTCACCTCCGTCCTTACCTACCATGTGGTTCCGGGCAAGGTCCTGTCCTCGGACGTCGTGAAGCTCGACTCCGCGAAGACCGTCCAGGGCCAGAGCATCTCGATCGACGCCAAGAGCGGCGTTCGCGTCAACGATGCGAAGGTCGTGCAAGCCGATATCGAGACCTCGAACGGCGTCATTCACGTCATCGACACGGTGATTCTTCCATCCATGGAATGA
- a CDS encoding ethylbenzene dehydrogenase-related protein, producing MRPRPLRSIAAVTSCLLLVAACHGRTSQTSGAIDLSIEPSSVLEVSADLIELGRLTYQKECASCHGLAGDGEGDAAYLLYPRPRDFTRGEYRLVSTWDRVPTDEDLFRTISRGMPGSAMPSWAHLDERARWGLVHYIKTFSTQSMEIREAYVPTQPFEEGRGFLEIPSEPAYDTPAANRARELYQQNCAACHGVTGRGDGQQEQVDSKGRPTRPRDLTAGIFKGTPDREHVYRRIVAGLPGSPMPMSPYIYGEDAWHLTHFVLSLSSPEQRAKMEMKKFRIVASRVESLPEHPDDGIWRQTDAVNLHLMPLWWRDDRPEEVTVRALHDGEELALLMVWPDGTYDHTAIRPQDFRDAAAVQFSVSADPPFFAMGQPGVAVNIWMWKSERQADMEPAFQELDKIYPNIGIDSYPNFRRSPLEQPTRNALTLDSDPTYVTAWGVGNIVSNPLPQSPAEDLRAEGFSTLRARPNIDQAVRASGVYSTGSYRVLFRRSLRAEGADGASLRPGGTASVAFAVWNGSAGDRDGKKSVTIWQELVLAP from the coding sequence ATGAGGCCGAGGCCGCTTCGATCGATTGCGGCGGTGACAAGCTGTCTTCTCCTTGTTGCTGCCTGTCACGGACGCACCTCTCAGACGAGCGGAGCCATCGACCTATCCATCGAGCCTTCGTCCGTGCTCGAGGTGAGCGCCGACCTCATCGAGCTCGGGAGACTCACTTACCAGAAAGAGTGCGCTTCCTGTCATGGTCTCGCCGGCGATGGAGAAGGGGACGCCGCCTATCTTCTTTATCCGCGCCCACGGGACTTCACCCGGGGCGAATATCGCCTGGTCTCGACATGGGATCGCGTCCCTACTGACGAGGACCTTTTCCGAACCATTTCGCGAGGCATGCCGGGCTCGGCGATGCCTTCGTGGGCACATCTCGACGAGAGAGCTCGCTGGGGATTGGTGCATTACATCAAGACGTTCTCCACGCAGTCGATGGAGATTCGAGAAGCCTACGTTCCCACTCAGCCCTTCGAGGAGGGACGGGGTTTCTTGGAGATCCCCAGCGAGCCAGCCTACGACACTCCCGCGGCGAATCGAGCGCGAGAGCTCTACCAGCAGAACTGCGCCGCCTGTCATGGAGTGACTGGTCGCGGAGACGGCCAGCAGGAACAGGTGGACTCGAAGGGACGGCCCACCCGCCCGCGGGACCTGACCGCGGGGATCTTCAAAGGCACACCCGATCGCGAGCACGTGTACCGCCGTATCGTCGCCGGGCTCCCTGGCTCTCCCATGCCCATGAGCCCGTACATCTATGGCGAGGACGCGTGGCATCTGACGCACTTCGTGCTGTCGCTTTCGAGCCCCGAGCAGCGAGCCAAGATGGAAATGAAGAAGTTTCGCATCGTGGCGAGCCGGGTGGAGTCGCTTCCCGAGCACCCCGACGACGGGATCTGGAGGCAAACGGATGCCGTGAACCTGCACTTGATGCCGCTCTGGTGGCGAGACGACCGGCCCGAAGAGGTCACCGTCAGGGCGCTTCACGATGGGGAGGAGCTCGCGCTTCTCATGGTCTGGCCGGATGGCACCTACGATCACACCGCGATCCGGCCTCAGGATTTTCGCGACGCCGCCGCGGTCCAGTTCTCGGTGAGCGCCGATCCCCCGTTTTTCGCCATGGGCCAGCCAGGCGTGGCGGTGAATATCTGGATGTGGAAGTCCGAACGACAGGCGGACATGGAGCCAGCCTTCCAGGAGCTCGACAAGATCTATCCGAACATCGGAATCGACTCTTATCCCAACTTCCGGCGTTCTCCCCTGGAACAGCCTACGCGGAACGCGCTCACGCTCGATTCGGACCCCACGTACGTTACCGCATGGGGCGTGGGGAACATCGTCTCCAATCCGCTTCCCCAGAGTCCCGCCGAGGATCTGCGCGCCGAAGGGTTCAGCACGTTGAGAGCGCGGCCGAATATCGACCAGGCCGTCCGGGCGTCCGGCGTCTACTCGACGGGCTCTTACCGCGTGCTCTTTCGACGGAGTCTCCGGGCCGAGGGAGCCGACGGCGCGTCTCTGAGGCCCGGCGGAACGGCTTCGGTGGCGTTCGCGGTCTGGAACGGGAGCGCGGGCGATCGCGACGGAAAGAAATCAGTCACGATTTGGCAGGAATTAGTTCTTGCTCCTTGA
- a CDS encoding molybdopterin-dependent oxidoreductase — MDRRVFLKYLGGGLGASVVSLDPACTFLQPAVPQENPLHRTVSREWERIYHDQYRYDRWFDWVCSPNDTHACRIRAYVRNGIVVRSGSTYDYQDYADLYGNKATANWNPRQCAKGYTFHRVIYGPYRLRHPIVRKGWKQWADAGFPVLTPELRSAYKFDDRGGDEFIQISWEDAFQDIARALEAISRTYSGEEGKRRLLEEGYQPEMVEAMGGAGTRTIKMRGGMGLLGVLGKYGMYRLCNSLALLDAQVRGVGAEEARAGRTWSNYTWHGDQAPGHPWVHGLQASDCDFNDLRSSKLIIMDGKNLVENKLTDSHWFIECMERGGKIVVIAPEYGPPSTKADYWIPIRPGTDAALWLGITRLMMEKGQYDEDFVKRFTDFPLLVRHDNLKRLRADEVFAGYQSSLGADGPSMTIQGLTAEQHEQIGDRVLWDEVENAPRAITRDDVGQRMVERGIRPALEGTFEVALADGSTVTCSTLWTLYQTHLRDYDLDTVCEITQAPRNLVEQLAEDIATFAPVAIHQGEGINHWFHATEMNRAAYLPLMLTGNIGKPGAGCHTWAGNYKAALFQGAPWTGPGFKGWVAEDPFELNLDPETNGRDIVAHPYTKDEEPAYWNHGDQALIVETPRYGRKNFTGETHMPTPSKAIIFNNVNLINNAKWCYGMIKNVNPHVDLIVSFDIQMTASIEYADIALPANSWLEFRDLEVTASCSNPFLQVWKGGIPPVFDSKDDLTILAGIAEALGEVTGDSRFHDVFKFEHEGRREIYLQRLLDSCTTTKGYTVPDIMAGRYGPPGGALMNFRTYPRIPFYEQVHDDEPFHTDTGRIHAYADVPEAIEYGENFIVHREGPEATPYLPNVIVSTNPFVRPDDYGISSTAEHWDERTVRNVKMPWPSVKTSK; from the coding sequence ATGGATAGACGTGTGTTCCTGAAATACCTGGGCGGCGGCCTCGGCGCTTCGGTGGTCTCGCTCGATCCCGCTTGCACGTTTCTCCAGCCGGCCGTGCCGCAGGAGAACCCCCTCCATCGCACCGTGTCGCGGGAGTGGGAAAGGATCTACCACGATCAGTATCGCTACGACCGCTGGTTCGACTGGGTTTGCTCCCCCAACGACACCCACGCGTGCCGCATCCGGGCCTACGTGAGAAACGGGATCGTCGTCCGGAGCGGCTCGACCTACGACTACCAGGACTACGCCGATCTCTACGGAAACAAGGCCACCGCGAACTGGAACCCGCGCCAGTGCGCGAAGGGCTACACCTTCCATCGGGTCATCTACGGGCCCTATCGGCTTCGCCATCCCATCGTTCGGAAGGGATGGAAGCAGTGGGCGGACGCGGGCTTTCCCGTGCTCACTCCCGAGCTCCGCTCGGCGTACAAGTTCGATGACCGCGGGGGCGACGAGTTCATTCAGATCAGCTGGGAGGATGCTTTCCAAGACATCGCCCGGGCCCTCGAGGCCATCTCCCGGACCTACAGCGGCGAAGAGGGAAAAAGGCGGCTGCTGGAGGAGGGGTATCAGCCGGAGATGGTCGAGGCCATGGGCGGTGCGGGCACGCGAACGATCAAGATGCGCGGTGGCATGGGCCTCCTCGGCGTGCTCGGCAAATACGGAATGTATCGGCTCTGCAACAGCCTGGCGCTTCTGGATGCCCAGGTACGCGGCGTCGGAGCGGAGGAGGCGCGCGCGGGTCGAACCTGGTCGAACTACACCTGGCACGGCGACCAGGCGCCGGGCCATCCCTGGGTCCACGGCCTCCAGGCCTCGGATTGCGATTTCAACGACTTGAGAAGCTCCAAGCTCATCATCATGGACGGAAAGAACCTGGTGGAGAACAAGCTGACCGACTCGCACTGGTTCATCGAGTGCATGGAGCGAGGCGGGAAGATCGTGGTCATCGCTCCGGAGTACGGCCCGCCATCCACCAAAGCCGATTACTGGATTCCAATTCGACCGGGAACCGATGCCGCTCTCTGGCTTGGCATCACACGGCTCATGATGGAGAAGGGACAGTACGACGAGGACTTCGTCAAACGATTCACCGACTTCCCCCTGCTCGTTCGCCACGACAACCTGAAGCGTCTTCGCGCGGATGAAGTCTTTGCCGGCTACCAGTCGTCCCTGGGTGCAGACGGCCCTTCGATGACGATCCAGGGCTTGACGGCCGAGCAGCACGAGCAAATCGGAGACCGCGTGCTGTGGGACGAAGTCGAGAACGCACCGCGGGCCATCACCCGGGACGACGTGGGGCAGCGGATGGTGGAACGGGGCATCCGACCCGCGCTCGAGGGGACGTTCGAAGTCGCGCTCGCCGACGGGAGCACCGTGACCTGCTCGACGCTGTGGACGTTATACCAGACGCATCTCCGGGACTACGACCTCGACACCGTTTGCGAGATCACCCAGGCGCCGCGAAATCTCGTGGAGCAGCTCGCCGAGGATATCGCCACCTTCGCCCCGGTGGCCATCCATCAGGGCGAGGGCATCAACCACTGGTTCCATGCAACGGAGATGAACCGGGCCGCCTATTTGCCGCTCATGCTCACCGGCAACATCGGGAAGCCCGGCGCCGGCTGCCACACCTGGGCGGGCAACTACAAAGCGGCTCTGTTCCAGGGCGCGCCGTGGACCGGGCCCGGGTTCAAGGGCTGGGTCGCGGAGGATCCCTTCGAGCTCAATCTGGATCCGGAAACGAACGGAAGGGACATCGTCGCCCACCCGTACACCAAGGACGAGGAGCCCGCCTACTGGAACCACGGAGATCAGGCGCTCATCGTGGAAACGCCGCGCTATGGGCGGAAGAACTTCACCGGCGAGACCCACATGCCGACTCCCTCGAAGGCCATCATCTTCAACAACGTGAACCTCATCAACAACGCGAAATGGTGCTACGGGATGATCAAGAACGTGAACCCTCACGTCGATCTGATCGTGTCCTTCGACATCCAGATGACCGCATCCATCGAGTACGCGGACATCGCCCTTCCCGCCAACTCCTGGCTGGAGTTTCGCGATCTCGAGGTCACCGCGAGCTGCTCCAATCCGTTTCTTCAAGTCTGGAAGGGAGGCATTCCTCCGGTCTTCGACAGCAAGGACGATCTCACCATCCTCGCGGGCATCGCCGAGGCGCTCGGGGAGGTGACCGGGGATTCCCGCTTCCACGACGTCTTCAAGTTCGAGCACGAGGGACGCCGAGAGATTTACTTGCAGCGGCTGCTCGACAGCTGCACCACGACCAAGGGGTATACGGTTCCGGACATCATGGCCGGACGCTACGGGCCTCCGGGCGGGGCGCTCATGAACTTCCGCACCTATCCGCGCATTCCGTTCTACGAGCAGGTGCACGACGACGAGCCCTTCCATACCGACACCGGCAGGATTCATGCCTATGCGGACGTTCCCGAGGCCATCGAGTACGGCGAGAACTTCATCGTCCATCGCGAG